Proteins encoded by one window of Chromobacterium violaceum ATCC 12472:
- a CDS encoding phage baseplate assembly protein V produces MWHEVDQRIRRAFSNVRQGFRAVLTHVDSDGGVQAAQADALAGERLQDAELFQHYGYTSNPPPGSMAMVLPLGGRTSHSVVIATEHGSYRLQSLQPGEVALYSDEGSKIVLKRGRIIAVECDTFQLDCKTWQVNASEQASFTTPTLNTSAQFVAQGQISGNGGLAIQGGGGAKVTGSVSASGDVKAGGISLQGHIHNGDSGGVTSPPK; encoded by the coding sequence ATGTGGCATGAAGTAGACCAACGCATCCGCCGCGCCTTCAGCAATGTGCGCCAGGGCTTCCGCGCGGTGCTCACCCATGTGGACAGCGACGGCGGCGTGCAGGCCGCGCAGGCCGACGCGCTGGCCGGCGAGCGGCTGCAGGACGCCGAGCTGTTCCAGCATTACGGCTACACCTCCAACCCCCCGCCGGGCAGCATGGCCATGGTGCTGCCGCTGGGCGGCCGCACCAGCCACAGCGTGGTGATCGCCACCGAGCACGGCAGCTACCGGCTGCAATCGCTGCAACCGGGCGAGGTGGCGCTGTACAGCGACGAAGGCAGCAAGATCGTGCTCAAACGCGGCAGGATCATCGCCGTGGAGTGCGACACCTTCCAGCTCGACTGCAAGACCTGGCAGGTCAACGCCAGCGAACAAGCCAGCTTCACCACGCCCACGCTGAACACCAGCGCGCAGTTCGTCGCCCAGGGCCAGATCAGCGGCAACGGCGGCCTAGCCATCCAGGGCGGCGGCGGCGCCAAGGTCACCGGCAGCGTCAGCGCCAGCGGCGACGTGAAGGCCGGCGGCATCAGCCTGCAAGGCCACATCCACAACGGCGACTCCGGCGGCGTCACCAGCCCGCCCAAGTAA
- a CDS encoding baseplate J/gp47 family protein yields MPLSTPDFASIRDTLLRDLQNLRADADIAPDSDYFVRASSVASAVEGLYQHQSWIARQIFPDTADSEYLEQHARLRGIVRKPAAAASGTLRISGNAGAVVSGSLQLRIGEQLYATPAANPDGSPYAARLDANGQAELPIFASQAGAAGNQPESLPVELMQAPSGVSAKALLLSMRNGVDVEDDAALLDRLLELIRRPPAGGNRHDYRRWAMEVKGVSAAYVYPLRRGLGTVDVVITANGDLPSQEILNNVQAHIEDLRPVTAKSCLVLAPTPRPVDIDVALNLGGANLDAFTPLLQQTLQAYFAGLAPGERLVKSRIEALISDLPGVQDRQLNSPAGNVDPVSDPTKVEWLRLGKLTVGLLK; encoded by the coding sequence ATGCCCCTGTCCACTCCCGATTTCGCCAGCATCCGCGATACGCTGCTGCGCGACCTGCAAAACCTGCGCGCTGATGCCGACATCGCGCCGGACAGCGACTACTTCGTCCGCGCCAGCTCGGTGGCCAGCGCGGTGGAGGGCCTGTACCAGCACCAGAGCTGGATCGCCCGCCAGATCTTCCCCGACACCGCCGACAGCGAATACCTGGAACAGCACGCCCGCCTGCGCGGCATCGTGCGCAAGCCGGCCGCCGCCGCCAGCGGCACGCTGCGGATCAGCGGCAACGCCGGCGCCGTCGTCAGCGGCAGCCTGCAACTGCGCATCGGCGAGCAGCTGTACGCCACCCCCGCCGCCAATCCGGACGGCAGCCCCTACGCCGCCAGGCTGGACGCCAACGGCCAGGCCGAGCTGCCCATCTTCGCCAGCCAGGCCGGCGCCGCCGGCAATCAGCCGGAGAGCCTGCCGGTGGAACTGATGCAGGCTCCGTCCGGCGTCAGCGCCAAGGCGCTGCTGCTCAGCATGCGCAACGGCGTGGACGTGGAGGACGACGCGGCCTTGCTGGACCGGCTGCTGGAGCTGATCCGCCGCCCGCCGGCCGGCGGCAACAGGCACGACTACCGCCGCTGGGCGATGGAAGTGAAGGGCGTCTCCGCCGCCTACGTCTATCCGCTGCGCCGCGGCCTGGGCACCGTGGACGTGGTGATCACCGCCAACGGCGACTTGCCGTCGCAGGAAATTCTGAACAATGTACAGGCCCATATCGAGGATTTGCGCCCGGTCACCGCCAAGAGCTGCCTGGTGCTGGCGCCGACCCCGCGCCCGGTAGACATCGACGTCGCGCTCAATCTGGGCGGCGCGAACCTGGACGCGTTCACGCCGTTGCTGCAGCAGACGCTGCAAGCCTACTTCGCCGGCTTGGCGCCAGGCGAGCGGCTGGTCAAGAGCCGGATCGAGGCGCTGATCTCCGACCTGCCCGGCGTGCAGGACCGCCAGCTCAACTCGCCGGCCGGCAACGTCGATCCAGTCTCTGATCCCACTAAAGTGGAATGGCTGCGGCTGGGCAAACTGACTGTGGGGCTGCTGAAATGA
- a CDS encoding YmfQ family protein → MTPQPPYQDLLTRLLPPVSYSPDSPRLQAELASEGAALDRAQHSAHQLAGAVTPLQAEAMLPEWERVCGLTPPSDATYQQRRQAVLAKLAETGGLSIPYFTRLAAGMGYKIQIAEPQPFRAGVNRAGQQLWSADIPWVWQVTVFGSKVRPYQFRAGQSLAGERLCAFGDPRLEELFNDLKPAHTFVYFAYQP, encoded by the coding sequence ATGACGCCGCAACCGCCCTATCAGGACTTGCTGACCCGGCTGCTGCCGCCGGTCAGCTACAGCCCGGACAGCCCGCGGCTGCAGGCCGAGCTGGCCAGCGAGGGCGCGGCGCTGGACCGCGCGCAGCATTCCGCCCATCAGTTGGCCGGCGCCGTCACGCCCTTGCAGGCGGAGGCGATGCTGCCGGAATGGGAGCGGGTATGCGGTCTGACGCCGCCCTCCGACGCCACCTACCAGCAACGCCGGCAGGCGGTGCTGGCCAAGCTGGCCGAGACCGGCGGCCTGTCCATTCCCTACTTCACCCGCCTGGCCGCCGGCATGGGCTACAAGATCCAGATCGCCGAGCCGCAGCCGTTCCGCGCCGGCGTCAACCGCGCCGGCCAGCAGCTGTGGAGCGCCGACATCCCCTGGGTATGGCAGGTGACCGTATTCGGCAGCAAGGTCCGCCCCTACCAGTTCCGCGCCGGCCAATCGCTGGCGGGCGAACGCCTGTGCGCCTTCGGCGACCCCAGGCTGGAAGAACTGTTCAACGACCTCAAGCCGGCCCATACCTTCGTCTACTTCGCCTACCAGCCGTAA
- a CDS encoding phage tail protein, protein MQDLKPINSPDSLFHDGNPATGELGTIVSADWLNGVQSAAQELLIVIKNSGQTPDSTRQDQLLQAVRNIAWGGNSKPTTLAGYGIAIASQAEAEAGTDNVKAMTPLRVEQALNAAGLSGYAKNIASGSLQTVRPNGLYHVDSSLVSGTPDKSNGMLLANFLNDKWGSQVYWMWGGATYEQRLQDGNWQPWVKLLKTGQQSTLADYGITDGASKTDLQKAINDLVAGAPGALNTLQELAAALGNDANYAASITKQLSNKADKATTLAGYGIADGATVTQVNAAAPAGMVAYFAMKDAPAGWLIADGRTVARKDYPALFAAIGGLYGNGDGSTTFGLPNLCGEFIRGWDNGRGVDTGRAIGSSQISTQLLVDNDGLQTVGAIDWSSNNLSALGYEPAQANAANLHFINSTTISNPADSSFIRSIRPRNIALLACIKY, encoded by the coding sequence ATGCAAGATCTCAAACCCATCAATAGCCCCGACAGCCTGTTTCATGACGGCAACCCCGCCACCGGCGAGCTCGGCACCATCGTCTCCGCCGACTGGCTGAACGGCGTGCAATCGGCCGCGCAGGAACTGCTGATCGTGATCAAGAACAGCGGCCAGACCCCTGACTCGACACGCCAGGACCAGTTGCTGCAAGCCGTGCGCAACATCGCCTGGGGCGGCAACAGCAAGCCCACCACACTGGCCGGCTACGGCATCGCCATCGCCAGCCAGGCCGAGGCGGAAGCGGGCACCGACAACGTCAAGGCGATGACGCCGCTGCGCGTCGAACAGGCGCTGAACGCCGCCGGCCTATCCGGCTACGCCAAGAACATCGCCAGCGGCTCGCTGCAAACCGTGCGTCCCAACGGCCTCTACCACGTCGACAGCAGCCTAGTCAGCGGAACCCCGGATAAAAGCAACGGCATGCTGCTGGCCAACTTCCTCAACGATAAGTGGGGCAGCCAGGTCTACTGGATGTGGGGCGGCGCCACTTACGAACAGCGGCTGCAAGACGGCAATTGGCAGCCCTGGGTCAAGCTGCTGAAAACCGGACAGCAAAGCACGCTGGCCGATTACGGCATCACCGACGGTGCCAGCAAGACCGACTTGCAAAAAGCAATCAATGATCTGGTGGCCGGCGCGCCAGGCGCGCTGAACACCTTGCAAGAGCTGGCTGCGGCGCTGGGCAACGACGCCAATTACGCAGCCTCGATCACCAAGCAGCTATCGAACAAAGCCGACAAGGCCACCACGCTGGCCGGCTACGGCATCGCCGACGGCGCCACCGTGACTCAGGTCAATGCCGCCGCGCCGGCTGGCATGGTGGCCTACTTCGCGATGAAAGACGCGCCGGCCGGCTGGCTGATCGCCGACGGGCGGACCGTTGCGCGCAAGGACTACCCGGCGCTGTTCGCCGCCATTGGCGGCCTCTATGGAAATGGCGACGGCTCGACGACATTCGGATTGCCCAACCTTTGCGGCGAGTTCATCCGCGGCTGGGATAATGGACGCGGCGTGGATACCGGCCGAGCCATCGGTTCCAGCCAGATTTCTACCCAGTTGCTGGTCGACAATGATGGCTTGCAGACCGTGGGCGCCATCGACTGGTCTTCGAATAATCTGTCCGCGCTTGGGTATGAGCCGGCGCAAGCCAATGCGGCCAATCTTCACTTCATTAATTCAACGACTATCAGCAACCCCGCCGATTCCAGCTTTATTCGTTCAATCCGCCCCCGCAACATCGCCCTGCTCGCCTGCATCAAGTACTGA
- a CDS encoding methyltransferase domain-containing protein yields the protein MRLAQIYLKGIGAELGRASHNHFSPQDCVNVAPSDGIDFVHPRDLDDFRHYSQEQAGYGIAPARVDHVADAAALPFGDASLDYIVTSHVLEHIPDVISAWQEWERVLKPGGINFMVVPKRDAEATDQTRAITQLDDLVAAYERRDTVLSFPELPWRGHYHVFTLQVLLAALNWYNQNEMGHWQLEALEETDGQIGNGHTLVLSRQDGAPPALAAVLDDLVGAFNDGQDWDRVQWRARQALSQNFRLHEVWLLLSIAEEKRLDITAAREAMSQALILQPANTNYHARYRELTGQAFSYPISLIDYLARSL from the coding sequence TGGCGCAGAATTGGGACGTGCCTCGCACAACCATTTTTCCCCGCAAGACTGCGTCAACGTGGCGCCCAGCGATGGCATCGATTTTGTCCATCCGCGCGACCTGGACGATTTTCGCCATTATTCGCAAGAGCAGGCCGGTTACGGTATTGCGCCGGCCCGGGTCGATCATGTGGCCGATGCCGCGGCGCTTCCTTTCGGCGATGCCTCGCTCGACTACATCGTCACATCCCACGTTCTCGAACATATTCCCGACGTGATTTCCGCCTGGCAGGAATGGGAGCGCGTGCTCAAGCCCGGCGGCATCAATTTCATGGTGGTGCCCAAGCGCGACGCCGAAGCGACGGACCAGACCCGTGCCATCACGCAGCTGGATGATCTGGTGGCCGCTTATGAGCGCCGGGACACGGTGCTCTCATTTCCGGAGTTGCCCTGGCGGGGCCACTACCACGTTTTCACTTTGCAGGTATTGCTGGCGGCGTTGAACTGGTACAACCAGAACGAGATGGGGCACTGGCAGCTGGAGGCATTGGAAGAAACCGACGGCCAGATCGGGAACGGCCACACGCTGGTGCTCAGCCGCCAGGATGGGGCGCCGCCTGCATTGGCCGCGGTGTTGGATGATCTGGTCGGCGCGTTCAACGACGGCCAGGATTGGGACCGGGTGCAGTGGCGGGCCAGGCAGGCGCTGTCGCAGAATTTCCGCCTGCACGAAGTGTGGCTGCTGTTATCGATTGCCGAGGAAAAACGGCTCGACATCACCGCGGCGCGGGAGGCGATGTCCCAGGCACTCATCCTGCAGCCTGCCAACACCAACTACCATGCGCGTTACCGCGAATTGACCGGGCAGGCGTTTTCCTACCCGATCAGTTTGATCGATTATCTGGCACGCTCGTTATGA
- a CDS encoding tail fiber protein, which yields MQDPIKPVPTPDQKFHDGNPSTGELGTIVSADWLNTVQSALQATQQEVLSVIGSNNGQKADPARQDQLLQAIKQLAWGGNAKPTTLAGYGIADGLTLRPQLGDKIDLNNIVDDGLYHNPGNDYAANGANYPTPHAGLLFVFSDGLMVYQQYQCYDNAGCWYRCRYRDNWSQWQRLADAATTLAGYGITDGATKAELKAAVDGLVSGAPGALNTLQELAAALDNDNNFAATITNKLAGKADKSSSLAGYGINTLALSTAQTAQIVKTTPNVYDNNLYTNGTLELRSTGTDFPALGLHRPGNSAVALVHKGYGDDTLVLKEAAGGEYRVWHSGNDGQFIKKRRGRIHADDKTSLDTSVAAGEMGFNYGTSSGIYGPFIAFGGLVDNNINYSCQLTADYGNGSMMRFRTRNDDGTTGRWNPWRTLIHEDYLTGQVAFFAMSAPPLGWLKANGAAVSRKDYPSLFAALGTYYGAGDGSTTFNLPDLRGEFVRGWDDGRGVDNGRGFGTWQKGTLTFSDPSLTSPCVASLVHRNDNTVIGYLDLGADPVDKNKYDLGLSVSTANGVYLPDLDSGGWANGYGSTRPRNIALLACIKY from the coding sequence ATGCAAGACCCGATCAAGCCCGTTCCCACCCCGGACCAGAAGTTCCACGACGGCAATCCCTCCACCGGCGAGCTGGGCACCATCGTCTCCGCCGACTGGCTGAACACGGTGCAGTCCGCCCTCCAGGCCACCCAGCAGGAAGTGCTGTCCGTGATCGGCAGCAACAATGGCCAGAAAGCCGATCCAGCGCGCCAGGATCAGCTGCTGCAGGCGATCAAGCAGCTGGCCTGGGGCGGTAATGCCAAGCCGACTACCCTGGCGGGCTACGGCATCGCCGACGGCCTGACCCTGCGGCCGCAACTGGGCGACAAGATCGACTTGAACAATATCGTCGACGACGGTCTCTATCACAATCCGGGCAACGATTACGCCGCCAACGGCGCCAACTACCCAACTCCGCATGCTGGCCTGTTGTTTGTTTTCTCCGATGGTCTGATGGTCTATCAGCAATACCAGTGCTACGACAACGCCGGCTGCTGGTACCGCTGCCGCTACCGCGATAACTGGAGCCAATGGCAGAGGCTGGCCGACGCCGCCACCACGCTGGCCGGTTATGGCATCACCGACGGCGCCACCAAGGCCGAGCTGAAGGCGGCGGTGGACGGGCTGGTCAGCGGCGCGCCGGGCGCGCTGAACACGCTGCAGGAACTGGCCGCGGCGCTGGACAACGACAACAACTTCGCCGCCACCATCACCAACAAGCTGGCCGGCAAGGCCGACAAGTCCAGTTCGCTGGCCGGCTACGGCATCAACACGCTGGCGCTGTCCACCGCCCAGACCGCGCAGATCGTCAAAACCACGCCTAACGTCTACGACAACAATCTCTACACCAACGGCACGCTGGAACTGCGCTCCACCGGCACCGACTTCCCGGCCCTGGGCCTGCACCGTCCCGGCAACAGCGCGGTGGCGCTGGTGCATAAGGGTTATGGCGACGATACCCTGGTGCTGAAGGAAGCCGCCGGCGGCGAATATCGCGTCTGGCACAGCGGCAATGATGGCCAGTTCATCAAGAAGCGGCGGGGCCGCATCCATGCCGATGACAAGACCTCGCTGGATACGTCGGTCGCCGCAGGAGAAATGGGGTTCAACTACGGTACTTCCAGCGGCATCTATGGCCCGTTTATCGCCTTTGGCGGCTTGGTGGACAACAACATCAACTACAGCTGCCAATTAACCGCGGATTACGGCAACGGCAGCATGATGCGTTTTCGCACGCGCAATGACGACGGAACAACTGGCCGCTGGAACCCCTGGCGCACGCTGATCCACGAAGACTACCTGACCGGCCAGGTCGCCTTCTTCGCCATGTCCGCTCCGCCGCTGGGCTGGCTGAAGGCCAACGGCGCGGCGGTGAGCCGCAAGGACTATCCGTCCTTGTTCGCGGCGCTGGGAACCTATTATGGCGCAGGCGACGGTTCCACCACCTTCAACCTGCCGGACCTGCGCGGCGAGTTCGTGCGCGGATGGGATGACGGTCGCGGTGTGGATAACGGGCGCGGCTTTGGCACCTGGCAAAAAGGTACCTTAACATTCTCCGATCCGTCTCTTACTTCGCCGTGCGTAGCTAGCCTAGTCCACCGCAACGACAACACAGTCATTGGCTACCTGGACTTAGGCGCAGACCCCGTCGACAAAAACAAATATGACTTAGGACTATCAGTCTCCACCGCCAACGGGGTTTATCTTCCCGATCTGGACTCCGGCGGCTGGGCCAACGGCTATGGTTCCACCCGCCCCCGCAACATCGCCCTGCTCGCCTGCATCAAATACTGA
- a CDS encoding tail fiber assembly protein, producing the protein MQDNNKTVYAYHPQTGEYQGPTAADPSPLQPGVWLLPAHSTELPPPAAAERQTAVFRDGGWTILPDWRAVKLWSVDTAQPVQARLGDTPDSLRATLLQPCEFPTWDGKGWSINKTAQSAALAQKTAAELKQRLADAYAARRPLEDAESIGIATADELQKLAAWKRYCVDLSRLPDLAMWPRLVGADWPKQPA; encoded by the coding sequence ATGCAAGACAACAACAAAACCGTCTACGCCTACCACCCGCAAACCGGCGAATACCAGGGGCCGACCGCAGCCGATCCGTCGCCGCTGCAACCCGGTGTCTGGCTGCTGCCGGCCCACAGCACCGAGCTGCCGCCGCCAGCCGCCGCCGAACGCCAGACCGCAGTGTTCCGCGACGGCGGCTGGACCATCTTGCCCGACTGGCGCGCCGTCAAACTGTGGAGCGTCGACACCGCGCAACCAGTCCAGGCCCGTCTGGGCGACACCCCGGACAGCCTGCGCGCCACGCTGCTGCAACCGTGCGAATTCCCAACCTGGGACGGCAAGGGCTGGAGCATCAACAAAACGGCTCAGTCCGCCGCGCTGGCGCAGAAAACTGCCGCGGAATTGAAGCAGCGCCTAGCCGACGCCTACGCCGCCCGCCGCCCGCTGGAAGACGCCGAGTCCATCGGCATCGCCACCGCCGACGAACTGCAAAAGCTGGCCGCCTGGAAGCGCTACTGCGTGGACCTGTCCCGCCTGCCGGACCTGGCGATGTGGCCACGGCTGGTGGGCGCAGACTGGCCCAAGCAGCCTGCCTAA
- a CDS encoding phage GP46 family protein: MDPLLDPITGDYAGPSTDTLANAVYLRLMTPLGGWWADPTLGSRLHELSRSKDSNRIDLLACQYAEQALQPLLQDGRASRVQVSSQRQGPGRLLLNIEVAETGGHIRHFQHQVRIA, from the coding sequence ATGGACCCATTGCTGGACCCCATCACCGGCGACTACGCCGGCCCCTCCACCGACACCCTCGCCAACGCCGTCTACCTGCGCCTGATGACCCCGCTGGGCGGCTGGTGGGCCGACCCGACGCTGGGCTCGCGCCTGCACGAGCTGTCCCGCAGCAAGGACAGCAACCGCATCGACCTCTTGGCCTGCCAGTACGCCGAGCAGGCGCTGCAGCCGCTGCTGCAGGACGGCCGCGCCAGCCGCGTCCAGGTGTCGTCGCAGCGGCAAGGCCCCGGCCGGCTGCTCCTGAACATCGAAGTCGCCGAAACCGGCGGCCACATCCGCCATTTCCAACACCAAGTGAGGATAGCCTGA
- a CDS encoding phage baseplate assembly protein, which produces MATPAKQTVSLQIGGRQHGDWTHYSVDSDLVVAADAWQVSLGLPGGVFPPDVEPGAMVKVQVGGETVLMGRIDDISHSVASGSHQLTLSGRDLAGMLLDCSAPLFTGKGMTLQDVLDNVVKPLGIANIRVDAKARGQIEKINVDPGNSAWDVLTRAAQANGLTAWFDPDGTLLVGGPDYSRPASARLILRRDGKGNNVLSLAETRSHAQRYSELTLLGQGHGQSLTPGRHAMRHHVFDSDVCYHKPRIQVEPDAASPAELAARADKMLADARLAGYTLTATVAGHRDSQGALWTPGQRIEVESEPHGINGTYFLMARTFEGGRGQGSVTRLTLKEDKCWIPVMRAGKQ; this is translated from the coding sequence ATGGCTACGCCCGCTAAGCAAACCGTCAGCCTGCAGATAGGCGGCCGCCAGCACGGCGACTGGACCCACTACTCGGTCGACTCCGACCTGGTCGTCGCCGCCGACGCCTGGCAGGTGTCGCTGGGCCTGCCAGGCGGCGTCTTCCCGCCCGACGTGGAGCCGGGCGCGATGGTCAAGGTGCAGGTCGGCGGCGAGACGGTGCTGATGGGCCGCATCGACGACATCAGCCACAGCGTCGCCTCCGGCAGCCATCAGCTGACGCTGTCCGGCCGCGACCTGGCCGGCATGCTGCTCGATTGCAGCGCGCCGCTGTTCACCGGCAAGGGCATGACGCTGCAGGACGTGCTGGACAACGTGGTGAAGCCGCTGGGCATCGCCAACATCCGCGTCGACGCCAAGGCCCGCGGCCAGATCGAGAAGATCAATGTCGATCCCGGCAACAGCGCCTGGGACGTGCTCACCCGCGCCGCCCAGGCCAACGGCCTGACCGCCTGGTTCGACCCGGACGGCACGCTGTTGGTGGGCGGTCCGGACTACAGCCGGCCGGCCAGCGCGCGGCTGATCCTGCGCCGCGACGGCAAGGGCAACAATGTGCTCAGCCTGGCCGAAACCCGCTCCCACGCGCAGCGCTATTCCGAGCTGACGCTGCTGGGCCAGGGCCACGGCCAGTCGCTGACGCCCGGCCGCCACGCGATGCGGCACCACGTCTTCGATTCCGACGTCTGCTACCACAAGCCGCGCATCCAGGTGGAGCCGGACGCCGCCAGCCCGGCCGAGCTGGCCGCCCGCGCCGACAAGATGCTGGCCGACGCCCGCCTGGCCGGCTACACCCTGACCGCCACCGTGGCCGGCCACCGCGACAGCCAGGGCGCGCTGTGGACGCCGGGCCAGCGCATCGAGGTGGAAAGCGAGCCGCACGGCATCAACGGCACCTATTTCCTGATGGCGCGCACCTTCGAGGGCGGCCGCGGCCAGGGCAGCGTCACCCGGCTGACGCTGAAGGAAGACAAATGCTGGATTCCGGTGATGCGCGCCGGCAAGCAATGA
- a CDS encoding DMT family transporter — MMLYDLAAVGAAGCWALGGLLGAGPSRHFGPFAFTRLRLTLLTMVLGGVSLLSGGWHSISAASLWPALLSGLAGIFLGDTVMFASMNRLGPRRTGLLFATHSVFSVLLGVLFLAERLSAGALLGSLLVFGGVLLAVAFGRREVDAHVWERNDKLAAGVALGLAAALCQALGTFFAKPAMAAGLEPVTASALRMGVSCGAHYLLWLSGWKLAQSRGRYTPRMLGQTALNGLVALGLGMTLIMLALQHANVATVGILSALSPVLILPMLWVVLKRPPPPLAWLGAAVSCAGTALVVLR; from the coding sequence ATGATGCTGTATGACCTTGCCGCGGTCGGTGCCGCCGGCTGCTGGGCGCTGGGCGGATTGCTCGGCGCCGGGCCTTCCCGCCATTTCGGCCCCTTCGCCTTCACCCGGCTGCGGCTGACGCTGCTGACCATGGTGCTGGGCGGCGTCAGTCTGCTGTCCGGCGGCTGGCATTCCATCAGCGCGGCCAGCCTGTGGCCGGCGCTGCTGTCGGGGCTGGCCGGCATTTTCCTGGGCGACACGGTGATGTTTGCATCCATGAACCGGCTGGGGCCGCGCCGCACCGGCTTGCTGTTCGCCACCCATTCGGTGTTCTCGGTGCTGCTGGGCGTGCTGTTCCTGGCAGAGCGCTTGAGCGCGGGCGCGCTGCTGGGCAGCCTGCTGGTGTTCGGCGGCGTGCTGCTGGCGGTGGCCTTCGGCCGGCGCGAGGTGGACGCCCACGTGTGGGAGCGCAACGACAAGCTGGCCGCCGGCGTCGCGCTGGGCCTGGCCGCCGCGTTGTGCCAGGCGTTGGGGACTTTCTTCGCCAAGCCGGCGATGGCGGCCGGCCTGGAGCCGGTGACCGCGTCGGCGCTGCGCATGGGTGTCAGCTGCGGCGCCCACTATCTGTTGTGGCTCAGCGGCTGGAAACTGGCGCAAAGCCGCGGCCGGTACACGCCGCGTATGCTGGGCCAGACCGCGCTCAACGGACTGGTGGCGCTGGGCCTGGGCATGACGCTGATCATGCTGGCCTTGCAGCATGCGAATGTCGCGACGGTGGGCATTTTGTCGGCGCTGAGTCCGGTGCTGATTCTGCCCATGCTTTGGGTGGTTTTGAAGCGTCCGCCGCCGCCCTTGGCCTGGCTGGGCGCCGCAGTCAGCTGCGCCGGCACCGCGCTGGTGGTGCTGCGTTGA
- a CDS encoding alanyl-tRNA editing protein → MTIKRFWADPYQTELATRISRVDGERMWLAETIFYAFSGGQESDSGRIAGHPVRLAERQGADIAYTLDAGHGLQAGDAAMVEIDWPRRYRLMRLHFAAELVLEVICRQVDGVEKIGAHIAEDKARIDFALDLPITPLLADIAAAAQRLINDDLPIVSAFSDEAAGRRYWELPGFARVPCGGTHLKRSGEVGRIALKRRNIGKGKERVEIYLLEP, encoded by the coding sequence ATGACCATCAAACGATTCTGGGCTGACCCCTACCAGACAGAACTCGCCACCCGGATTTCCCGAGTGGACGGCGAGCGGATGTGGCTGGCGGAAACCATCTTCTACGCCTTCTCCGGCGGCCAGGAGAGCGACAGCGGCCGCATCGCCGGCCATCCGGTGCGGCTGGCGGAGAGGCAGGGAGCGGACATCGCCTACACGCTGGATGCCGGTCACGGCCTGCAAGCCGGCGACGCGGCGATGGTAGAGATAGACTGGCCGCGCCGCTACCGGCTGATGCGGCTGCATTTCGCCGCCGAGCTGGTGCTGGAAGTGATCTGCCGCCAGGTGGACGGCGTGGAGAAGATCGGCGCCCACATCGCCGAGGACAAGGCGCGGATAGACTTCGCGCTCGATCTGCCGATCACGCCTTTGCTGGCCGACATCGCCGCCGCCGCGCAGCGGCTGATAAACGACGATCTGCCCATCGTCAGCGCCTTTTCCGACGAGGCGGCCGGACGCCGCTACTGGGAGCTGCCCGGCTTCGCCCGCGTGCCCTGCGGCGGCACCCACCTCAAGCGCAGCGGCGAGGTGGGGCGGATCGCCCTCAAGCGCCGCAATATCGGCAAGGGCAAGGAACGGGTGGAAATCTATTTACTGGAACCATGA